From the genome of Bombyx mori chromosome 7, ASM3026992v2:
ATGCATGCCGCGAAAGTATTCCGGTTGGCTCTTCGAAGTCTTGTCCAACGATGGAGGATTCTGGTCCTTGAGCTTCGATAGCTaacatagatagatatataacaCCAGTTACCAGTATAACACAGATAGATAGATAACACCAGTAGGACTGACCGATACAATCCACTGACATCCATTTTCTACCTCCACAGCACTTGAACAAGACGTATAAATGCAACGTCCCACTAGTCCTGATGAACTCCTTCAACACGGATGAAGACACCCAGAAGGTGATCAGGAAGTATAAGGGTCTGAAGCTGGACATCCACACCTTCAATCAGTCCTGCCACCCTCGTATTAACAGGGAGTCACTATTGCCCATCGCTCAGAACGGTGATGTTCAAGACGATATTGAATCGTAAGTTATTTTTTCTGTATTTGGGGTTTGACAAAGAGGGtagtcaggtttttttttactaatataaAGAATACGATTTGTGAATAATtgttttttggaaaatattttCGTGTTTTATACAATATGTTTTGgagttttgtaccgtatgttccatggggattGCTCTGAGGTATTATTCGAGATTTttccatctcgtttttaccatcggtCTGGCAATTTATTGGTTTGAGTTTTCATCTACACAATAAAACAGTGATACCAACCGATAAATAAgcatttaaaaactatttacatGCTAATAGCAAACTTAACTGATTAATTAGAAGAATCATTTTTTATCCTGAATTAAtcttattgttaattttatcaGAATATTAGGCCAGAGTAAGTTTATTATCATCGGTCGTGATGTATACGTGAGCAAGATTTTTAGTTAGTCGAGCCAGTCTTCGAGTTGATATAAATTACGTTCAAAGATTGCGTTTTATAGATAAACtagttgtacccgtccgcttcgctgggcatttaaaattaacaatattatttctcacccccacaaagattctcattattaacgcccccgcaactgatgtagggagtccaacactaacataaatattagcttatccattaagtacatgtattttctacatggataccaagtttcaagtcaatcgcatgcatggttcagtaattataacgaaacatccgtaaaaactactgtagtatattatagataaataaataatgtctgctaaaaaaatctataattaaaattacatcaaaaacaatttaactccACAGCTGGTATCCACCGGGTCACGGAGACTTCTACGAGTCATTCCACAATTCCGGTCTCCTACAGAAGTTCATCAACGAGGGTCGTACCTATTGCTTCATCAGCAACATCGACAACTTAGGAGCCACCGTTGACCTCAACATCTTAAGCCTGCTCCTCAACCCGGATCCTCTGCGGCCGGTTCCGGAGTTCGTCATGGAAGTGACCGACAAAACCCGTGCCGACGTCAAGGGAGGAACCCTCATACAATACGAAGACAAATTGCGGCTTTTAGAAATCGCCCAAGTGCCCAAAGAACGCGTTGACGATTTTAAATCTGTTAGCCAATTCAAGTTTTTCAACACGAACAACCTTTGGGCCAAATTGGACGCAGTTCAGCGGGTGGTCGACCAGGGGAGCCTCAACATGGAAATCATTGTCAACAACAAGCATCTATCGGACGGTATCAATGTGATTCAACTAGAGACGGCTGTGGGGGCCGCCATGAAGTGCTTCGAGGGTGGGATCGGCGTCAACGTGCCCCGCAGCAGGTTCTTGCCGGTCAAAAAGACCTCGGACTTGCTGTTGGTCATGTCCAACCTGTACAGCTTGTCCCACGGGTCCTTAGTCATGTCCTCTCAGAGGATGTTTGCCTCGACCCCCCTCGTCAAACTAGGAGACAATCATTTCGCTAAAGTCAAAGAGTACCTGAACAGGTTCGCGACCATACCGGATCTGATCGAACTGGACCATTTGACCGTTTCTGGCGACGTGACCTTCGGAAGAGGAGTGTCTTTGAAGGTAggacgattttttttgttacatttctGGCTTATTTGGTGTTAAGGGAAACCCGCAGCTTATCTTCTGTCATGGTGGAAGTTTTAAATGAATTGGAATACCTGATCGTGAGTAGGTGTATTCAGAAGTCGATGGATAGCATCTTGATCGTCCGGGACTACGAGAACTAAGGCAGTCGAAACGCCAAGAATAAAATGAGGACaataaaagcgagattaaatcttaaaagtacttttagttATGTGtaggagttttttttatatatttttttagcttaggtgggtggacgagctcacagcccacttgatgttaggtggttactggagcccatagacatctacaacgtgaatgcgccaaccaccttgtgatataagttctaaggtctcagtatagttacaacggctgccccacacttcaaaccgaaacgcattactgcttcacggcagaaataggcgggtttaATGAAATCACCACATCTGAAAGAGACTATAGAGTATTACGAAGTCACCAAGTGTTCCGAAGATTAAGCCGGTGCATTCCTATCTAGCGACGCGATTAAGCTTGGAATTCCTtagacaggtaccaattttcctaatgaaatacgtacttaacaggtGCTCACGAATGATTTACTCACGAGGATAACATTtcttactggttgtaggacgtcttgtgagtaggtaccacgacactgcctatttctgccgtgaagcagagtaaacttaattgaagttcaattaaaaacatcgaattgttgatgttaATAGCAAATAAAACCATGTCACCCCCCGATATGCAATTTGATTTGGTATGATTGtgttaaataatgtaatttgtcaCTTATCCCGCAGGGCACAGTGATCATAATCGCGAATCACGGCGACCGTATCGACATCCCATCGGGTGCGATTCTCGAAAACAAAATCGTTTCTGGAAACTTAAGGATTTTGGATCACTGATATATATACAGATTTATATATACACTCATCCATACAAACATATACACTCATCATACATATACACACATACCTATAAAGATACACAAACACGTACACAcattattataaacattaaattaaacacAGTTTTGTTTAGTGTTTGTAAGAACACTCACTTTTCTGAAAATTAAGAACTTCTTAGAAAAAAACGGAGCGAAAATTCCATTAAAACTATCGCATTTTTTaagtacaaaattaaatgatccATTTTgatttgtaactttttttttcataccttaGCGTTTTACAttgtattaattgtaatagTGTGTAATATGGTTAGGCTTTTTTGTACCTACATGTAGTCTGTGAATAGAAACAGCCAACAATATTATTTGAATCCTGAATCACGTTGTCAAGGAAACAACAAATGTTCAATTTTtagacaatttaaataaaagataatatttaatcatatttaatataatatgagaggtaatattatatattagtaaggcattaaaacgtaaaatattttaactttattcAGACAAAAATGCAATGAAtgcaaaatagtttaaaaattagaCATTTTCTTTCATAATCGGATTTCTAGTCGTTGGTTATGACGTCCCAATCATTTCGATTATATGTCAATAGAatcattaattaattgtaaaacatacataccaaaaatatttttataaatttattcttatttttatgaggtTTTGGCGCCTAAAACATCTGGGCATTAGCaaagtatttgttttttaaacaaatataaataaggCAAAGgtgtaatataaacaaacagcCACAGAAAAAGAGCATTTGTGGTGCTATTCGTGTTGTTTGTATCAATAGAGAATCTTGTTTGAGTTGGCAATAAAATCATTCTATTTGCAGTGACCATTTATGAGACAGTCAGACAACATATGAGAggaaaaacattattatacccgtttttttatataatttatttattagattttatttaaatatttttttataattctgctacatttacatacattacataataGTGATGGATTCCATAGTTGTaggtgaaattttaatttagttaaaatatttaaaataaaatatgtgccATTTTGGTTATAAttcgttttatttcttttagacAAGAATGCCGTTTTTATGGTGGGAGGaaaaattaaatcttaaatttCCTCCTATTAAAAACCTAACGCTGTCTTCTTTTTTGGTCTGGCAATCGAATTGTTGCCAGTGACGAGctctaaaaaaatttttcttttttgcttgtacgggtggacgagctcacagcccacctggtgttaagttgttactggagcccatagacatctacaacgtaaatgcgccacccaccttgagatataaattctaaggtctcaagtatagttacaacggctgccccacccttcataccgaatcgcattactgcttcacggcggaaataggcagggtagtggtacctacccccgtggactctcaagaggtcctaccaccagtataaaagaTTACCTATTAATTTTATGATGATTATAAGCATCCAGATAAAGAGGACACAAACCTGTTTATCACGTGGAtgttgcccgatgtgggaatccaACCCACGAACCTCGGCGCATCAGTCAGGAACGCGAATTACTGCACCATCGACttcctcatttttatattaatatacttaatattctGTTACACCAAAATGAATACGGATCGGACTAAGGTGAAGTTGATTTATACCAGATTTTAATCCAATAGATTTaatggatgaaattaaatgaaactagaTGAGATGAGATAAAATAGATGGTAGATGAGGTAAAACTGACTGCGACAACACAAATACTGCAGATCATATGATtctttgacgtgacaacgtcttataattcgatggagccggctgcacgcacgaaaaaacatgactcatgaggcgttacctcgctctgaggcgtattttcttatgacgtgtTCACGTTTAACTATCGCCAGTAAaccaactttacagacaaccgattttttttacgaAGGAAGGAGCACTGGTGGCCTGgtggccttttcagtttcacccggtcagggcgaacaaaggctcagccaggaggatgTATAATACAGTTGAGCAGAGCTATTTATTAAAGTTGTCTAgtaacatgaaaataaatatgcaGAAACCTATCAATAAAACATTAGGaataaaaattagtttaaatttataagtacgtgaaatattataataatagaaaatatcCTGTTGCACTGCAGTCTGTGTAGGAAAATTGACAAATATAACTTTCCGAACGTGATGTCTGATTTTATTAGGTCTGGAAGTCTGTATGGGCTCTACCGATCTTTGTcagtggaaaaaaaaacaaattaaatttaatattttattttatctgtaCATTGaggtttttggcgggaacgcgaggagcgaagttgtgtgaattgttttattttgtctatttagcgtttcttcgggtttaaatgtgtaataacggtggtttattaactgtttagtatatgtgaaagtgcacaaatgtgggaaaatgaaacaaagccgctggacgtagcttttcGGGATCCTTTAAAAATGTACtaaactttatttcattataatacaaattataaCCTAAGATATTTATTCTAGTCTAATTCAGTTGAGTTTCAGTACTACAAATTATGTCCATATTGACAACACGTTCTTTCTTCGTTCTTTTTATCACCGCACATTAATCATGACTTGCAAATTCGTAAAATTTTACTATAAGTACAATAAGGTCACGtttcaaaagattttttttttaattttattgcatagatgagtggtcgagcgcacagcccacctggtttcaagtggtaaccggagtccatagacatctacaacgtaaatgccgccacccaccttgagatatgggctCTAAAtcctcagtataattacaacggctgccccgcccttcaaaccgaaacgcattgcttcacggcagaaataggcagggtggtggtacctatccatgcggactcacaagagatcctaccaccagtaaaattctgTGAAAGGGTTATCGATTCTCAATCGGAATTTGacaaaaaatcgattattcataattttaatctaCGTTATCACAACTCTGTGGTCGGCTCTAGCGGAGTCTTGCTGGCTATCAAACTGACAACAGCGGATCCCAGAGCCATGGCGCTACTGGTGGCGCACATCGCCCACAGCGTGGGCCGGTGGAGGACGCACACACCTCCAGAGGAATACGCGCACGTCAGGTCTGGAATGAAACAAGTTCACCGCCAGGAAAAACAATGGACGCAAACATTTGTGGTCAAGATTCTTGTAAATTAGGAGACCGGTAATGGCACATTGTCATCTAAAGAAGTTTTTCTTTACTGCACAGATAGCTAGatagcacacctggtgttaagtggttaccggagcccatagacatctataacgtaaataccgccgcccatcttgagatatgagttctaaggtctcagtatagttataacggctgctccagacttcaaaccgaaacgcattactgcttcacgacagaaataggcagggtggtggtacctatccgtgcgggctcacaagaaatcccaccaccaccagtaattacacaaattataattttgcgggcttgatttttattacacgactaactgtacccgtccgccTTGCtggatatttaaaattaacattattatttctcacccccacaaagattctcatcatgaaggcccccgcaactgatgtagggagtccaacactcatataaatattagcctatccattaagtacatgtattttctaaatggataccaagtttcaagttaatcgcaAGCATCGTTCAGTAgatataacggaacatccgtaaaaaccactagatttatatattagtatagatgtaattCCTTTACGGAAGTACATAAAACGCTCTTTTTAAAGAATGAGCAGTTAACGTTCGGGCTATGTGGTCGTTCCAGGGTAGGGCGATGTCTTCTTCAAACCTAGAGTCGAATGTGGAAACCGGTAACTTACAACTGATGAGCATGTACAGTAGTCTTCCGACGACAAAGGACAGGAGCGCCACCAGAGCGAAAGAGAATCCAATCGCGATCGGTTTATCGACCCTGCGGACCGCCCTCACTAGCACCATGCCTTGCATCAGGAACGATGCTCCTGAAAAGCAAAAGCCTAACTCAGTATTGTTATGCTGGTATGAGTGACGTCATCTGACGTCGTATAGCGCAAAAACAACTAGTACCATCGGGAATGTTCTGGAAAATTGTACATACAGTCGTGTCGGTCATAAAAGCGTTCTATTAGAAGGGAAATAATAACTTATGTATTCAAGAAAGCGAAAAATAAGTGAATTCCACCTCAAACctcgtaataatttaattgacttttaatttgtatttcggtGAGAGTTTTGTTAacttgtgtgcttagtgcgaattttttaacttttcgatcacgtaaaagttaactcgaatttgtatggagttggaacagcgcccctagcggcaaatgtagggAAGCACACTGAGAGCGTAGCAGTATGTCTGCACGTGGCGGATTCTTAGAGCATTTTTTTCACCCACTTCAATACCTTCGATTGACTTGACTATTTGCACACGCTTCAACTACCGATGATGATACAATAAACTAATATCTTCGCTTTATATTTTGTCTGCAGACACCAATTGGtacaacaaagtcaacaagatACGAAAAgaagatgaaattaatttttgatGCGATTTGTTgtttaagcgtgtttttttttatactgctTGCTCTATTTTACTGagtaaatgtgtggacgagctgatCACAATGTGCCGCCATCTTGATACATGAGGccgaagtttcaattgcatcGTTTAATGTCTGTTCCAGCTTGAAAACGCAATAGGGACAGCTTCGCAGCAGTTATAAGCAGGATGATGCTATCGACCTGGTTCCGATCGCCGATACGCCCTGCTAACATTAAAAATGTGAAATCTGTTTTTAGTTGAAATCTTCGGTTTAGTACAGCAGGTGGGGTGATCTTATGAAGCTTGGTATCGGTCGGATATGAGACAAAACAAGCAGCTAGTGAAACTAGGCCGGTAGAAGGGCCCGTGCTTGACTAGATTCACTATAATATGAAGATAGATTGCACCTTAGCTAGCTTATAGAGTTTCATTGAAGAATAATCCAATCATAATTGATGTTGTAAATCCGTTCTCAGTGAAAAAACTATCGATGTATATAACCGCGAGTGTATATAGtcggtaggcctcccacaagatggaccgacgatctatcgaggttcgcggggatccactggatgcaggcagcgcaggaccggtctttgtggcgaggcttgggggaggcctatgtccagcaatggACGCCCATGGGCTGATAAGTATATAGTCGAGGTGTGTCACCTAGTTGCAGTGGTAACATCCAAACAAGGACCAGAAAGAGGGTAGACAGATATGTCTGCTCCTAATGTTCTACCCGCACTATTCTGTAAATCTATGATGGCACTTGGAACAGCCGTAATATAGGAAGCTCATTAAATGTGCAAATCGTAGTAAGAAtctgttaaataataatgtctgcAACGCGGGTAGCCACTAAAGCTTAAAACAAATCAACCTAAAATGTTAGCCATATAAACACATATTGGAATCTTACCTGAGACTGCAAGTATAATAGTGTAGAATATCTGGTAGATACTGAAGGGCACGGAGCACGTGCTAAGGGCGCAGGCCCCGAGAGCCGCGCGTTGCGCCCCGCACGTGCAGTCCGCGTACAACctgcgcgaggcgaggcggACGGGTGACTGAAGAGCGCGTGTGTCGCGCGCCGCGTACACGGTCTATCCGTCTCTCTCTAACGCGCACGTTAGAAGAAGACAAAATCTCTAGTATAAGGTTAAGTTTCTAGAAcaagtattgttttttatttttcttaaggCGATACATCACTTCCATATAGACGAAGTGTCAGCATTAGAGtatagcccattgagtttctcgcggatcttctcagtgggtcgcgtttccgatccggtggtagattctgcgaagcacggctcttgctagggaaaGTGTTAACAACATCTcctgtttgagccccgagagctcacttacatgctagggtaaagctgaaatagcctctcaaggctatcagcataggaaggaaaagaaatagaagaaaaaaacattagagTATCATTTAAAGAAATAGATAGAAGGGATCCTCCCAAATATCCAACTCACGAGAACCCGTTAAGGTCTTCCACGGCCCGGCAGCCTGCGTGGCAGGGAGAGAAGTACGTCGTGAGCGTGTCCAGCCCACAGACCGGGCTGAACCCGTATCTAGCCGAGTTGCATCTGGAACACAAACGGGTCTCGGCTTCATAGATGTTTTAGTGAAAGTAAGGACAGTTTGAATTATCTTGGGCTGTGGGATGAGCcgctcggtgcattcgtatcgagcagtGCAATGTGTCGGTATTCGTGTGCCTCAGACGGATACcagttttttaatgaaatacatacctacttaataatatattcacgtatgacttccacggtgattaAATAACATCGTGGAATCAAAATCAAGTGCCATctttcaagatgagtggcgtTATTCACttagtgatgtctatgggcccccataaccacttaacactagagcAGCGTTTGCCAAAGTAGGCGATAACGTCTCCTTGtaggcgctgcaggcctaagtAGCGATAAGGAACCCAGAGgtaaaatgggggcgttgtatAAAGGCTTGAGaaacgatttgtaatttcatctaggaggactcttagacatcGACTGGGCTCTCGCTACactggtttttaagtaggtgaaaaatgGGGAAGCTAaagaataatttattctcaaagtgggcagtagacaaaataagtttgggaattCCTGCACTAGATGAACTAgttcattcatctaagcaaaaataaaataacattaaaggaATGATTACAGAGCCGTGTCACCCGTTAGGTCGTGTTGTGTAATCAATACGACCGGCTCTTGGCGCAATGAGTCAATGTCCCGACAATTACCCGCATTGCTGACTGCACTCTGGCTGAACGTATTCCTCGTCCAGCCCCGCGAGTGTGCCCGTGTCGCAGCCCAGGGAAGCCAGGACCACGAAGAATATGGCCACGAAGACAGCCACCACGCCGCCCACTCGAGCCGCCGTGTTGGCCTTCACGCCGTCAGGACGACGCGCTGAGAATCTCACCCTGAATATCTGGGGGTTTCGAGAGTTTGTACCTATAGCTGTTGCTTTCAGGAATAGGTAAAGGGCATATTAAATCGCAAGTTTTGTTCATTGCGTAATCAGATAaaagagctcacgacccactcGGCGCTAAGTAGCCACAAAAGCCCATAGACGCGAATAACGCCACTCATCTTGTCGTGAACATCTTGTCaattgtatttcattagaaaaattggtatctgcctgcgggattcgaacatggACATATTACGTTGCTCGATACGAGTGCACCAGCCATATTATCCTTTGCACCACGACtacttcagtgtgcttagtgcgagtttattaacgttctcgatagcgtaaaagttagctcatatttgtatggaataggatcgtttgcgtacgtttgccgctaggggcgctgttccaactgcatacaaaattgggttaacttttacgctatcgagaacgttaaaaaactcgcactaagcacacagaagtgAAAATGACAAGATTTTAAGCAGACTGCAGATCACGTGTATACAGAATGACCCAACCCGTGCCGACTTCTCCTAGCTGTGTctatattttgtattcatttaCCATAATGAAGAAAATGACGACCAGCGATCTGAAGAAGTCGCTCAAAAATCGTGAGGTCCTGAGATCCTGTCTGAGAGCCTCGACGTGGAAACGAGCCTGGAAATGTGAAAGCgaacaataaatattacaatgatTCAAGTTTTGCAGAAAAACACATTTAATATGACGTTTTAGGTTCATTCATTCAAAGGGAGaggttttttttgtagaaaTGACAAGCTTTGCTGTAGAATATTGGCAGTGGCAGAGGCATGACCAAGCCACTGCCTTATAAGCACTCCTCAAACCTCCTTTGAAAAATAATGCAACTCTTCGAAATCACTGAGTGGTCAATCATTGGCAGTGCTGAAAGAAGATATCTTGAAGCATACTGTGAATTATCCTTCTGGTTCTTGGTGATTTGAACTCTGATCCGGCGTTGTTAGTAGTacaatctcaatttttttttattgcttagatggctggacgatttcacagcccacctgatgttaagtggttactggagcccatagacatctacaacgtaaatgccccacccaccttgagatataagttctaacaaccgaaccgttcaaaccgaaacgcattactgcttcacggcagaaataggcaaggcggtggtacctacccgtccggactcacaagaggtcctaccactaaaaACTACCACTAAATGTATAAGAGCTTGTACCAGAACCGACTAAAAGCACGTACCTGAACGTATGCATGGTCGTATTCGACGTAGCAGAAGATTGCAGTAGTGAGTAGAGAGAGAGCCACAGACTGGATCACCACTATTCTATTGTTGATCACTCGATACAGGGACGGCAGGAAATCTAAGAAGGAAACAGAGTTCTGTCAGATCTTTAACGTTTTCAGATCCAGTAAATAAAGAGTATACCGATTgatgtttttattgccttagttaagggtaaaaaaaaaaaaaaaaaaaagttaagggtACCCGATCTACCTGTATCCACTGTGACTTCCTCCTCCTGCCACTGTGGCATCTTGGTCGGGAAGAACGTGAAGAGAATGGCGAACATCATCGTCAGCATCGACGCGGAGAGCTGGCCCTCCCACCAGTCGTCTCGTACTGAGCTCGGGCGGAACCAGTTGGTGCCGCTCAACCCGAGTGACAAACGAATCGATATGAGAATACCTGAAGAAAAGACGcagatcaaatcaaataaaatcaaactttattagCTAAAACACGGCTTACAAAATTgttgatagttattttatagaacagcgtGTTTCTACCAGGTCGGCgcgaaaatattattcaaaatgatttacattaaatgcagtcagtaaatatgtatattaattaattaaaatatcaaacaacaaaataaattaattgaataagaattagTCATTTATgtcatactagcgacccgccctcgcttcgcttcggaaacattaaaatacacatgaaacaaaaaaaaaaaaaaagtagcctatgttcatcagggacaatgtcggcttctaatggaaaaagaatttttcaaatcggtccagtagtttcggagcctattcgaaacaaacaaacaaacaaatctttcctctttataatattagtatagaaaacgaaaacaaagaacagaaagaagcgaatttaaaattaacataatgatttatcatttaaaaaatcgctaactgtataataacatcttaaggttaataattttttcaagttctttttaaatattattatatttaaaaataacatatttatatttatatataaattttttaaagcaTCAGGtagcttattatatattttcggtGCCATACACACattgatatataaaaatacatcaaTGCATACACAATATACTTTTTTGCAGAAGAGTTGACTTAGCACATTATTTATGACAATTTATGACACAAATgctattaaagttttatttaaaattcttaatttaagTTGGCATATTCGAATCATTTGGATACGTATCGCGACGTCCAGCAGAGTCTAACGAGAAACCTGTTGTTCAGGATAGGGTCAATAGTAAAAAATCTTGTGGACGAAGCCCCATGCGCTTGACTGATCAGGTGAAGGACCCTActaaaccccacttaacgagtgcgtgcgccaacCTTCAATTCGTAAACTGTGgagaacatctgtcaaggctttaataaacaagaattccacatgaccacgactgctctgccaagagtaaccgactatgatgatgacgTTTCGAACAATTCCATTTACTTTTCTAAATTGTCTGGCAAACCCACCATAGAAGTAAGGGCCGTTGGTCGGGTCATGGTCGTCTAAGTAGGTTAATCCGTGCGCCCAGATGCTGACCTTCGTGAGGGCACATAGCAGCGCCGTCAGTACCAGAATCCCGGTGCGAGGTGTCACGTTCTCGTCTCTAGGGTTTATGGATCGAAAGGCCGGTTCACCCCCGCATAGTTCTGTAAGCGATTGATGCTTAAAGTGGgatgtcattattatttaatcatttttcgGCATATTCACCAATGGCTCAAAAGCTGTGTTCGTATATCTGGCCAGAAGTGTCAAAACTGCATTGGTAAATTTTGTGAGTTTAAATTCCACAAATAGCTAtactagtacttttttttttttagactcTTTCTTACGTTAGCTTTGTTCATTTGTAAATAACTTAATCTGGCAACCTTTCTTATCGGCTTCAATTCGCGTGCTTAAAAAAAACGTCTTTAAAATCGGTGTTCATCGATTTTAAAGACGTTATCATATCAAAGTACATGTAGTGCTAGTTCGGTTTGCAATTAAACCACTAAGCatgttttttcagtttttaaacTTCATTAGTATGTATTTGGGGGTTTATCTATGCTCTTAAAAAATTGTGTGCATGGTAATCCGCGAAACCGATCGAATTCGAAGATATA
Proteins encoded in this window:
- the LOC101736042 gene encoding solute carrier organic anion transporter family member 2B1 isoform X1, which encodes MMLQGRTVFHKLWYFLQTYILTLKRFDLFLQGTLLIVILLESNVYLLLKRDADQGYSTPLIESWVQIAAGVIECVLGVVLAWWGSGRRQFALTGWLGASATAGLLVLAFPFAYSNPANVELCGGEPAFRSINPRDENVTPRTGILVLTALLCALTKVSIWAHGLTYLDDHDPTNGPYFYGILISIRLSLGLSGTNWFRPSSVRDDWWEGQLSASMLTMMFAILFTFFPTKMPQWQEEEVTVDTDFLPSLYRVINNRIVVIQSVALSLLTTAIFCYVEYDHAYVQARFHVEALRQDLRTSRFLSDFFRSLVVIFFIMIFRVRFSARRPDGVKANTAARVGGVVAVFVAIFFVVLASLGCDTGTLAGLDEEYVQPECSQQCGCNSARYGFSPVCGLDTLTTYFSPCHAGCRAVEDLNGFSLYADCTCGAQRAALGACALSTCSVPFSIYQIFYTIILAVSGASFLMQGMVLVRAVRRVDKPIAIGFSFALVALLSFVVGRLLYMLISYLTCAYSSGGVCVLHRPTLWAMCATSSAMALGSAVVSLIASKTPLEPTTEL
- the LOC101736042 gene encoding solute carrier organic anion transporter family member 2B1 isoform X2, with the translated sequence MMLQGRTELCGGEPAFRSINPRDENVTPRTGILVLTALLCALTKVSIWAHGLTYLDDHDPTNGPYFYGILISIRLSLGLSGTNWFRPSSVRDDWWEGQLSASMLTMMFAILFTFFPTKMPQWQEEEVTVDTDFLPSLYRVINNRIVVIQSVALSLLTTAIFCYVEYDHAYVQARFHVEALRQDLRTSRFLSDFFRSLVVIFFIMIFRVRFSARRPDGVKANTAARVGGVVAVFVAIFFVVLASLGCDTGTLAGLDEEYVQPECSQQCGCNSARYGFSPVCGLDTLTTYFSPCHAGCRAVEDLNGFSLYADCTCGAQRAALGACALSTCSVPFSIYQIFYTIILAVSGASFLMQGMVLVRAVRRVDKPIAIGFSFALVALLSFVVGRLLYMLISYLTCAYSSGGVCVLHRPTLWAMCATSSAMALGSAVVSLIASKTPLEPTTEL